The segment aacaagaaatgaaaatatgaagctaaaaattttaacttttacaGTTGTCAAGATTAAAATTCAACAACagctaaataaaaccaaaattttacATGAGGTTTATGACataaacaataaagaaaattacaGAGTGAAAGAATCCACAAAATGTAAGATATGAAAAATTTACAAAACACAAAACTAGGGAAGAGATCTGTGAAACCAGAGTGAAAGTAAAATAGTaagaagagcaaaataaaagctttgtggAAAATATTAATGGCTGCAACATTCAGGACAAAGATCTTCTAAGTTTCTCCAGTCCTGACAGATATGAAGACCAAGGAAGAGGGTCTAGCAGGGCCCACAGttgtcccagagcttcctgctgtagcggggcagggcgcaagggctgcaggcgggagaagcgtagggtctgccaaaggtgcagaggccccctgagCCCTGCGTGGCCCCGGCACCGtagaggccccccagccccagggagcccccaaaggcgggtgctccggaggagcccaccacggcttgctgggggaaggagctgaggatggggccggggaaggtgacgacgacggggggcggctggatgaaggccgacgagtcggggcactgccgggcgcacagctcgttgcagctctcagcgatgggctggggCACGGCGACGCCGgtttttggtgggcacaggtcgtagcaagacatctttgtgtgGGTTTGGATGGTGCTCTGCAAGAGAACAGAGATAGCAAGAGTGCAGTAGAGGGGAGCGCCTGAGGTGGAGGGACTGGCTCAGGGGTCGAGGAGGAGAAGCGCTCCCGGACTTACCTTGTTCCCCAAGGAGAAGGCGGCCAGAGCAGAGGATGGgagagcctggcagaggcagagctttTATACCATCCCCGCCATTGCTCAGCACCCCGTGGGCCAATGTGCAGAGGCGACACTCCCTCCTGCCGATGACAATGGTGACAACGGCGCTGTCCAGCTACTGGCCCTCCCTGAGTCAGCATCCCCTCGCCACAGCAGCACACGATGCCTCAGagcctttcctgctctttctgctgtggcagcagcatctccctgctgggGGCTGCGCACGGCAGGAGAGGGCCGTGCTTCtgtagctcctgcctgccctgtgctctgccctgggaagacatctctgctctgtacccgcagccgggctctgctgggaggagagtcGTCCCCGAGCCCAGCGGGGCTATTCCCAccaggggcagctgcagctgagccttcagacaggactcccagctccccagcacgccgagggaagcccctgctcagccctggccacGAGCAACGGGGCTCCCAGGACATCTGTGATGGGCTGGTGGGgctcgggcagggctggcacgagCTTGTGCCGTGTGGGATCAGGAGGGGATCTGTGATCCTTGCACCATGCAGCTCAGGAGGGAAGAGCATGAGGGGTCTTTCTGCCCCAGACTGGCTGAGGTCGATGACCAACgcatgcaggcagagggaggctggctcTGTTGGACTGGCGAGTGATGCATCGTGCTGAGCAGGCAGTGCCGCAGAGGAGTGCCTTTGCTGTGCCATTTCGTAACCTCGCGCCTCTGTAGATTACAGCCACACGGCGTATGTCATGCGGTCACCGGTATGCGGGAGGCATTTGCGAGGTGCCTTCTTGGTCAATGCCAGGACCCTGACCCTCCCAGTGGCTATGCAAAGATGGCATGCATCCACCCCGAGACCAAGCCCTTGGGCAAGAGCTCTGGCACGCAGGGCGCTTGCAGTCAGCCTTTGTCACGCTGCGTGCCCTCTTACACACCGAGATAATGAAAAGACACCGGGGCTAATTTGGCCCGTGAGATGGCAGCTGGCAAGCGCCCGAGCAGGGTAATTGCAGGGGCTGATAGAGCAGGTTGGGGCTACTGAGGAA is part of the Strix aluco isolate bStrAlu1 chromosome 30, bStrAlu1.hap1, whole genome shotgun sequence genome and harbors:
- the LOC141916562 gene encoding feather keratin 3-like yields the protein MSCYDLCPPKTGVAVPQPIAESCNELCARQCPDSSAFIQPPPVVVTFPGPILSSFPQQAVVGSSGAPAFGGSLGLGGLYGAGATQGSGGLCTFGRPYASPACSPCALPRYSRKLWDNCGPC